One genomic segment of Gossypium arboreum isolate Shixiya-1 chromosome 3, ASM2569848v2, whole genome shotgun sequence includes these proteins:
- the LOC108475367 gene encoding uncharacterized protein LOC108475367: MEKTKEEGEMEESQNYGHQHPLILLLNQDQLLIVANCSRCGEKVSTPCFSCAEDCGFYLHKVCAEAPLELNHPFHPHHPLLLMQRSQHSFVLCDFCNERCEKFAYHCSCNLDFHIKCALLTLNIAENNLKELEHVALQDPSISTEIGDYVAVCFVCWEPLANYTHFSPDCGFNLHEKCAKLPLKLNSTYHCQHSLVLQFNNERLSCKICKASTQRGFVYGCTYCKLVFHTICLPPPLDLAVEDKSHQHTFIPLLRRVPYFCDACGLEGIYVAYICSTCSIMVHRRCTTLPRIIKSSWHDHHLFHKYFLPDEFRSSDCTICHDEANPEYGSYCCSHCNVTFHVHCVTEDKSSYSIVSLENEDEMPNESFISVIERNDAGEATKIKHFKHMHNLMLSPFVGGYENSCDGSCAELPKMMNVWHHNCQEPLALISDKAFECQYCNNISTAFAYECCGCEGKICLRCVIALTPGARTCLRHEHPLFLYRDYKGQCNACGYTTSGYGAFCCKDCNFVLHLECFSLPITARHKCDEHLLSLTDHDDNSYSKSYHCDICEKSRDPNRWFYHCATCDTSGHVGCVLGSYPYLKLGSIYEETDHPHLLTIVKKKYYYPGCDKCGEPCKDVALECSKSECKYIVHWNCVAPDSLQSWSEWPM; encoded by the exons ATGGAAAAAACCAAAGAGGAAGGAGAAATGGAGGAGTCACAGAATTATGGGCACCAGCATCCCCTGATTCTTCTTTTGAATCAAGATCAGCTGCTGATTGTAGCTAACTGCTCAAGGTGTGGCGAGAAGGTGTCAACCCCATGTTTTAGCTGTGCCGAGGATTGTGGGTTTTACCTTCACAAGGTATGTGCTGAGGCACCTTTGGAGCTTAATCATCCTTTTCATCCTCATCATCCTCTTCTTCTTATGCAAAGGTCACAACATTCTTTCGTGCTTTGCGATTTCTGCAATGAAAGATGTGAGAAATTCGCTTATCACTGCTCTTGCAATTTGGACTTTCATATTAAATGTGCTTTATTAACGCTTAATATCGCTGAGAATAATTTGAAAGAGCTTGAGCATGTTGCCCTTCAAGATCCATCTATTTCCACTGAAATCGGTGATTATGTTGCAGTGTGCTTTGTGTGTTGGGAACCATTAGCAAATTATACACATTTTTCTCCTGATTGTGGATTTAATTTACATGAGAAATGTGCTAAGCTTCCTCTCAAATTGAATTCTACGTACCATTGCCAACACTCTCTTGTTTTACAATTTAACAATGAGAGACTTTCTTGCAAGATATGCAAAGCAAGTACCCAAAGAGGATTTGTTTATGGTTGTACATATTGTAAGCTTGTATTTCACACAATATGTTTACCACCACCACTTGATCTTGCTGTTGAAGACAAAAGCCATCAACACACATTCATTCCACTTCTGAGACGAGTGCCGTACTTTTGTGATGCGTGCGGTCTTGAAGGAATTTACGTTGCCTATATATGTTCTACATGCAGCATTATGGTCCATAGAAGGTGCACTACATTGCCACGTATCATCAAAAGCAGTTGGCATGATCATCACCTTTTTCACAAATATTTCCTTCCGGATGAATTTAGAAGTTCAGATTGCACCATTTGTCATGATGAAGCCAATCCAGAGTATGGTAGTTATTGTTGTTCACATTGCAATGTTACATTCCATGTGCATTGTGTGACAGAGGATAAAAGCTCATATTCAATAGTTTCACTAGAGAATGAAGATGAGATGCCCAATGAAAGTTTCATCAGTGTTATTGAGAGGAACGATGCTGGAGAAGCTACAAAAATAAAGCATTTCAAGCATATGCATAATCTAATGTTAAGTCCCTTTGTTGGAGGATATGAAAATAGTTGCGATGGGT CGTGTGCCGAGTTACCAAAGATGATGAATGTTTGGCATCATAATTGCCAAGAGCCTCTCGCCCTTATTTCTGACAAAGCTTTTGAGTGTCAATACTGTAATAACATATCTACTGCCTTTGCTTATGAATGTTGTGGATGTGAGGGAAAAATATGTCTCCGATGTGTGATTGCTCTTACTCCTGGTGCTCGAACATGTTTGAGACATGAACACCCCCTCTTTTTATACAGAGACTACAAAGGCCAGTGCAATGCTTGTGGTTATACAACAAGTGGATATGGGGCATTTTGTTGTAAGGATTGCAATTTTGTACTACATCTTGAATGTTTTTCACTTCCAATTACAGCTCGTCACAAATGCGATGAGCATCTTCTTTCACTCACTGATCATGATGATAACAGTTATTCAAAAAGTTATCATTGTGATATCTGTGAAAAAAGTCGAGATCCAAATCGTTGGTTTTATCATTGTGCAACATGTGATACTTCTGGTCATGTTGGTTGTGTTCTTGGAAGTTATCCATACCTCAAACTTGGGAGCATCTATGAAGAAACAGATCATCCACACCTACTTACCATTGTGAAGAAGAAGTATTACTACCCTGGTTGTGATAAATGTGGTGAGCCTTGTAAAGATGTGGCTCTTGAATGCTCAAAGTCGGAGTGTAAATATATTGTCCACTGGAATTGTGTAGCACCCGATTCTCTACAGTCTTGGTCGGAATGGCCCATGTAG
- the LOC108475365 gene encoding uncharacterized protein LOC108475365: MEEPLNYGHQHPLLLLNEDQLIVADCSRCGEKVSTPCFSCAQDCGFYLHKACAEAPLELNHPFHHYHPLVLMENPPYNSPGEYICALCRQSGDKFVYHCSCELDFHIKCALFTFNIAENHLKELEHVALQHPLISTKSGDEELEDVSKCFWCWEPLANYTYFSLDCGFNLHKKCAELSFKLNHVGHRKHSLVLQFNSEQFSCKICGETSGKGLGFIYGCSPCKFAAHFECVSAALDLVVEDKRHEHPFSLFPRGSSFICDACGIEGSYASYICCTCNIMVHKKCTSLPRIIKSKWHDHRIFHKYFHHTEDFRVLDCIICYNEVNTEHGNYYCSKCDDIFHVKCAMKDKNSYEIVENEDEMPNESSIIVIERNNAEEARKVTHFMHMHNLMLGPFVGGYENSCEGCMLPITDPFYYCTECVFFLHKACAELPKMKNVWHYRCQEPLALISYKVFWCEQCWQISNSFAYESSECESKICLRCVIALTPGARTCLKHEHPLFFCGDHKGQYCNACGYTTKGDGAFCCKDCNFVLHLECFSLPITARHKCDKHILSLTDYDDNNYLENHHCDICEESRDPNSWFYHCAKCDTSSHVGCVLGTYPLLKLGSIYEEKNHPHLLTLVKKKYDYLDCDKCGWPCEDIALECLKLECKYTVHWNCVAPVSLLSWWKWPLRKYI; encoded by the coding sequence ATGGAGGAGCCACTGAATTATGGTCACCAACATCCCTTGCTTCTTTTGAATGAAGATCAGCTGATTGTAGCTGACTGCTCAAGGTGTGGCGAGAAGGTGTCAACTCCATGTTTTAGCTGTGCCCAGGATTGTGGGTTTTACCTTCACAAGGCATGTGCTGAGGCACCTTTGGAGCTTAATCACCCTTTTCATCACTACCATCCTCTTGTTCTTATGGAAAACCCACCTTATAATTCACCTGGAGAGTACATTTGCGCTTTATGCCGTCAAAGTGGTGACAAGTTTGTATATCACTGCTCGTGCGAATTGGACTTTCATATTAAATGTGCTCTATTTACATTTAATATTGCTGAAAATCATTTGAAAGAGCTTGAGCATGTTGCCCTTCAACATCCATTGATTTCCACTAAAAGTGGTGATGAAGAACTTGAAGATGTTTCTAAATGCTTTTGGTGCTGGGAACCATTAGCAAATTATACATACTTTTCTCTTGACTGTGGATTTAATTTACATAAGAAATGCGCCGAGCTTTCTTTCAAACTGAACCATGTGGGCCATCGCAAGCATTCTCTTGTTCTACAATTTAATAGCGAACAGTTCTCTTGCAAGATATGCGGAGAAACCAGTGGAAAAGGTTTAGGATTTATTTATGGTTGTTCACCTTGTAAGTTTGCTGCTCACTTTGAATGTGTATCAGCAGCTTTAGATcttgttgttgaagataaaaggcATGAACATCCTTTCAGTTTGTTTCCGAGAGGATCATCATTCATTTGTGATGCATGTGGTATTGAAGGAAGTTATGCTTCCTACATATGTTGTACATGCAACATTATGGTCCATAAAAAGTGCACTTCATTGCCACGCATCATCAAAAGCAAGTGGCATGATCATCGCATTTTTCACAAATATTTCCATCACACAGAAGATTTTAGAGTTTTGGATTGCATAATATGCTATAATGAAGTCAATACAGAGCATGGTAATTACTATTGTTCAAAGTGTGACGATATATTCCATGTGAAGTGTGCAATGAAGGATAAAAATTCATATGAAATAGTAGAAAATGAAGATGAGATGCCCAATGAAAGTTCCATCATTGTTATTGAGAGGAACAATGCTGAAGAAGCTAGAAAAGTAACGCATTTCATGCATATGCATAATCTAATGTTAGGTCCCTTTGTTGGAGGATATGAAAATAGTTGTGAAGGGTGTATGTTGCCAATCACGGATCCATTTTACTATTGTACAGAATGTGTTTTTTTTCTTCATAAAGCGTGTGCCGAGTTACCTAAGATGAAGAATGTTTGGCATTATCGTTGCCAAGAACCTCTTGCCCTTATTTCGTACAAGGTTTTTTGGTGTGAACAATGTTGGCAAATATCTAATTCCTTTGCTTATGAAAGTAGTGAATGTGAGAGTAAGATATGTCTCCGATGTGTGATTGCTCTTACTCCTGGTGCTcgaacatgtttgaaacatgaaCACCCCCTCTTTTTCTGCGGAGACCACAAAGGCCAGTACTGCAATGCTTGCGGTTATACAACAAAGGGAGATGGGGCATTTTGTTGTAAGGATTGCAATTTTGTACTACATCTTGAATGTTTTTCACTTCCAATTACAGCTCGTCACAAATGCGATAAGCATATTCTTTCACTCACTGATTATGATGATAACAACTATTTAGAAAATCATCATTGTGATATCTGTGAAGAAAGTCGAGACCCAAACAGTTGGTTTTATCATTGTGCAAAATGCGATACTTCTTCTCATGTTGGTTGTGTTCTTGGAACATATCCATTACTCAAACTCGGGAGCATCTATGAAGAAAAAAATCATCCCCACCTACTCACCCTTGTGAAGAAGAAGTATGATTACCTTGATTGTGATAAATGTGGTTGGCCTTGTGAAGATATAGCTCTTGAATGTTTAAAGTTGGAATGCAAATATACTGTCCACTGGAATTGTGTAGCACCCGTTTCTCTACTGAGTTGGTGGAAGTGGCCCTTGCGCAAATATATTTGA